Proteins encoded by one window of Brienomyrus brachyistius isolate T26 chromosome 1, BBRACH_0.4, whole genome shotgun sequence:
- the meig1 gene encoding meiosis expressed gene 1 protein homolog isoform X2: MVQEQMACASCIDADVIPRTITRAKRWTDEVENLYRFQQAGYRDEREYKQVKRVELVDRWPETGFVKKLQRRDNTFYYYNRKRECDDKEVHKVKVYVY, translated from the exons ATGGTGCAG GAACAAATGGCTTGTGCGTCATGTATCGATGCTGACGTGATCCCCAGAACCATTACAAGGGCGAAGCGGTGGACAGATGAGGTAGAGAATCTGTACAGATTCCAACAGGCTGGATACCGGGATGAACGGGAGTACAAGCAAGTCAAACGGGTCGAGCTG GTTGATCGTTGGCCAGAGACCGGATTCGTGAAAAAGCTGCAGCGTCGGGACAACACGTTTTACTATTATAACAGAAAGAGAGAATGCGATGATAAGGAGGTCCACAAAGTGAAAGTTTATGTTTACTGA
- the meig1 gene encoding meiosis expressed gene 1 protein homolog isoform X1: MRRYCSENSFRALLVGNILHFRINVSYKEQMACASCIDADVIPRTITRAKRWTDEVENLYRFQQAGYRDEREYKQVKRVELVDRWPETGFVKKLQRRDNTFYYYNRKRECDDKEVHKVKVYVY; encoded by the exons ATGCGACGATACTGTTCGGAGAACAGTTTTCGGGCTCTGTTAGTTGGAAATATACTACATTTCCGAATCAACGTCAGCTATAAA GAACAAATGGCTTGTGCGTCATGTATCGATGCTGACGTGATCCCCAGAACCATTACAAGGGCGAAGCGGTGGACAGATGAGGTAGAGAATCTGTACAGATTCCAACAGGCTGGATACCGGGATGAACGGGAGTACAAGCAAGTCAAACGGGTCGAGCTG GTTGATCGTTGGCCAGAGACCGGATTCGTGAAAAAGCTGCAGCGTCGGGACAACACGTTTTACTATTATAACAGAAAGAGAGAATGCGATGATAAGGAGGTCCACAAAGTGAAAGTTTATGTTTACTGA
- the LOC125743789 gene encoding protein artemis-like isoform X1 produces the protein MSSFGGRMKEYPSISLDRFDKENVHARAYFLSHCHKDHMKGLKATALRRKLKFSSTVKLYCSPVTKEILLSNPRYGFWENHVVALEVEDPTQISLVDEISGEKEDILVTLIPAGHCPGSVMFLIEGDRGTVLYTGDFRLAQGQAARIQSLHAGGRIKDVQSVYLDTTFCEPRFFQIPSREACLDGIRELVREWIAISPNHVVWLNCKIAYGYEYLFVNLSEEFGCQVHVSSAHVFAGMPEILCHVTTRRDTQIHACRFAGGEEYIRGSRLPCGMKPSDGTALHVISVKPSTMWFGEQPNKTAVIVKTGPTSYRACFSFHSSYSEIKDFMSYICPVYIYPNVIPYGKTLEEVQEILKPMCREHCGRGLVVYKPLGTLKRSKVEQIKDSDSECDLFDDEDLAPRRRKVPDKHPPEKDGSPIPERLVPTTDPEPTYTAGLLNENFLDCTESNDEEEDSEDGDEPASQLGTYKVMNGTDVGRLEAKLPTWEAFFSVDPELTDESPESSQTRRTEMGASQSPRLFSDSDDDSTHFSSQSTHISDPGINSQVDTILIRPPENMQGDAGLPSHSRDHRESRDARVTSTETEEEKPDSQVSSDFEVPPTPESNPPQLGDLKEMYKRLAAGESLFKTGNQTGSL, from the exons ATGAGCTCATTCGGCGGCCGCATGAAAGAATATCCCAGTATTTCCCTGGACCGTTTCGATAAGGAAAATGTACATGCCAGAGCCTATTTTTTATCCCACTGCCACAAAG ATCATATGAAGGGACTGAAGGCAACGGCCCTGAGAAGGAAACTAAAGTTTAG CTCGACAGTCAAATTGTACTGTTCGCCTGTGACAAAGGAGATTTTGCTAAGCAATCCAAGATATGGATTCTGGGAAAACCACGTT GTTGCTCTTGAGGTGGAAGACCCAACTCAAATATCTCTGGTTGATGAAATCTCAGGAGAG AAAGAGGACATTCTGGTAACATTGATTCCAGCTGGACACTGTCCTGGATCTGTCAT GTTTCTGATAGAAGGGGACCGCGGCACGGTGCTGTACACCGGGGACTTCAGGCTGGCCCAGGGGCAGGCGGCCCGGATCCAGTCCTTGCATGCTGGCGGCCG GATAAAGGACGTTCAGAGCGTTTACCTGGACACGACGTTTTGCGAGCCCCGGTTCTTCCAGATACCGAGCAGG GAAGCTTGCTTAGATGGCATACGGGAGCTGGTGAGGGAGTGGATCGCCATCAGCCCGAACCACGTGGTGTGGCTCAACTGTAAAATCGCCTACGGGTACGAGTACCTCTTCGTAAATCTCTCGGAGGAGTTCGGATGTCAG GTTCACGTGAGCAGCGCGCACGTGTTCGCAGGGATGCCCGAAATACTGTGTCACGTGACCACGCGCCGCGACACGCAGATCCACGCATGCAGATTTGCCGGG GGTGAGGAGTATATCAGAGGCAGCAGGCTGCCTTGTGGCATGAAACCCTCGGACGGAACTGCGCTGCACGTCATAAGCGTCAAGCCCTCAACCATGTGGTTCGGAGAGCAGCCCAATAAAACTGCCGTAATTGTCAA AACGGGGCCGACGTCTTACCGCGCCTGCTTCTCCTTTCACTCCTCATACTCAGAG ATCAAAGATTTCATGTCCTACATTTGCCCCGTCTACATATATCCGAACGTGATCCCGTATGGAAAAACTCTAGAGGAAGTTCAAGAGAT ATTAAAACCGATGTGCAGAGAGCACTGTGGACGAGGATTGGTGGTGTACAAACCTCTGGGAACCCTTAAAAGATCGAAAGTGGAACAAATAAAAG ATTCTGACAGCGAGTGTGATTTATTTGACGACGAGGATTTGGCTCCCCGCCGAAGGAAAGTGCCAGATAAACACCCCCCTGAAAAAGACGGGTCACCGATCCCAGAGAGGTTGGTCCCTACGACGGACCCAGAACCCACGTACACAGCCGGCCTGCTAAATGAGAACTTTCTGGACTGCACGGAATCGAACGACGAGGAGGAAGACAGCGAAGATGGAGACGAACCAGCAAGTCAACTCGGCACCTACAAGGTGATGAACGGAACAGACGTCGGCCGTCTCGAAGCAAAGCTGCCGACATGGGAGGCGTTTTTCTCAGTCGACCCGGAGCTGACGGACGAGAGCCCGGAGAGCAGCCAGACGCGGCGGACGGAAATGGGGGCGTCGCAGTCTCCCAGACTCTTCAGCGACTCGGACGACGACTCGACCCACTTCTCATCTCAGTCCACCCACATCTCAGACCCAGGTATCAACAGCCAGGTGGACACCATCCTTATCCGGCCACCGGAAAACATGcagggagatgctgggcttcccAGCCACTCTAGAGACCACAGAGAGTCCAGGGATGCACGTGTCACGTCGACGGAGACGGAGGAAGAAAAGCCAGATTCCCAAGTCTCCTCCGATTTTGAAGTACCCCCAACGCCTGAATCAAACCCCCCTCAGCTAGGGGACCTGAAGGAGATGTATAAAAGACTGGCCGCAGGAGAATCTCTTTTTAAGACAGGCAATCAGACGGGCAGCCTCTAG
- the LOC125743789 gene encoding protein artemis-like isoform X2, with amino-acid sequence MSSFGGRMKEYPSISLDRFDKENVHARAYFLSHCHKDHMKGLKATALRRKLKFSSTVKLYCSPVTKEILLSNPRYGFWENHVVALEVEDPTQISLVDEISGEKEDILVTLIPAGHCPGSVMFLIEGDRGTVLYTGDFRLAQGQAARIQSLHAGGRIKDVQSVYLDTTFCEPRFFQIPSREACLDGIRELVREWIAISPNHVVWLNCKIAYGYEYLFVNLSEEFGCQGEEYIRGSRLPCGMKPSDGTALHVISVKPSTMWFGEQPNKTAVIVKTGPTSYRACFSFHSSYSEIKDFMSYICPVYIYPNVIPYGKTLEEVQEILKPMCREHCGRGLVVYKPLGTLKRSKVEQIKDSDSECDLFDDEDLAPRRRKVPDKHPPEKDGSPIPERLVPTTDPEPTYTAGLLNENFLDCTESNDEEEDSEDGDEPASQLGTYKVMNGTDVGRLEAKLPTWEAFFSVDPELTDESPESSQTRRTEMGASQSPRLFSDSDDDSTHFSSQSTHISDPGINSQVDTILIRPPENMQGDAGLPSHSRDHRESRDARVTSTETEEEKPDSQVSSDFEVPPTPESNPPQLGDLKEMYKRLAAGESLFKTGNQTGSL; translated from the exons ATGAGCTCATTCGGCGGCCGCATGAAAGAATATCCCAGTATTTCCCTGGACCGTTTCGATAAGGAAAATGTACATGCCAGAGCCTATTTTTTATCCCACTGCCACAAAG ATCATATGAAGGGACTGAAGGCAACGGCCCTGAGAAGGAAACTAAAGTTTAG CTCGACAGTCAAATTGTACTGTTCGCCTGTGACAAAGGAGATTTTGCTAAGCAATCCAAGATATGGATTCTGGGAAAACCACGTT GTTGCTCTTGAGGTGGAAGACCCAACTCAAATATCTCTGGTTGATGAAATCTCAGGAGAG AAAGAGGACATTCTGGTAACATTGATTCCAGCTGGACACTGTCCTGGATCTGTCAT GTTTCTGATAGAAGGGGACCGCGGCACGGTGCTGTACACCGGGGACTTCAGGCTGGCCCAGGGGCAGGCGGCCCGGATCCAGTCCTTGCATGCTGGCGGCCG GATAAAGGACGTTCAGAGCGTTTACCTGGACACGACGTTTTGCGAGCCCCGGTTCTTCCAGATACCGAGCAGG GAAGCTTGCTTAGATGGCATACGGGAGCTGGTGAGGGAGTGGATCGCCATCAGCCCGAACCACGTGGTGTGGCTCAACTGTAAAATCGCCTACGGGTACGAGTACCTCTTCGTAAATCTCTCGGAGGAGTTCGGATGTCAG GGTGAGGAGTATATCAGAGGCAGCAGGCTGCCTTGTGGCATGAAACCCTCGGACGGAACTGCGCTGCACGTCATAAGCGTCAAGCCCTCAACCATGTGGTTCGGAGAGCAGCCCAATAAAACTGCCGTAATTGTCAA AACGGGGCCGACGTCTTACCGCGCCTGCTTCTCCTTTCACTCCTCATACTCAGAG ATCAAAGATTTCATGTCCTACATTTGCCCCGTCTACATATATCCGAACGTGATCCCGTATGGAAAAACTCTAGAGGAAGTTCAAGAGAT ATTAAAACCGATGTGCAGAGAGCACTGTGGACGAGGATTGGTGGTGTACAAACCTCTGGGAACCCTTAAAAGATCGAAAGTGGAACAAATAAAAG ATTCTGACAGCGAGTGTGATTTATTTGACGACGAGGATTTGGCTCCCCGCCGAAGGAAAGTGCCAGATAAACACCCCCCTGAAAAAGACGGGTCACCGATCCCAGAGAGGTTGGTCCCTACGACGGACCCAGAACCCACGTACACAGCCGGCCTGCTAAATGAGAACTTTCTGGACTGCACGGAATCGAACGACGAGGAGGAAGACAGCGAAGATGGAGACGAACCAGCAAGTCAACTCGGCACCTACAAGGTGATGAACGGAACAGACGTCGGCCGTCTCGAAGCAAAGCTGCCGACATGGGAGGCGTTTTTCTCAGTCGACCCGGAGCTGACGGACGAGAGCCCGGAGAGCAGCCAGACGCGGCGGACGGAAATGGGGGCGTCGCAGTCTCCCAGACTCTTCAGCGACTCGGACGACGACTCGACCCACTTCTCATCTCAGTCCACCCACATCTCAGACCCAGGTATCAACAGCCAGGTGGACACCATCCTTATCCGGCCACCGGAAAACATGcagggagatgctgggcttcccAGCCACTCTAGAGACCACAGAGAGTCCAGGGATGCACGTGTCACGTCGACGGAGACGGAGGAAGAAAAGCCAGATTCCCAAGTCTCCTCCGATTTTGAAGTACCCCCAACGCCTGAATCAAACCCCCCTCAGCTAGGGGACCTGAAGGAGATGTATAAAAGACTGGCCGCAGGAGAATCTCTTTTTAAGACAGGCAATCAGACGGGCAGCCTCTAG
- the hspa14 gene encoding heat shock 70 kDa protein 14 yields MAAIGVHFGYTCACAAIFKDGRADVVANDAGDRVTPVVVAFRDTEQIVGIAAKQGRIRNAANTVVKVKQILGRSFDDPEAQAHKADSKCPVFNKGDKPMYEIDVGEVTKFVSPEEVAKLVFHKMKETAQSALGSDVSDAVITVPFEFGEMQKNALRLAAEDAGFNVLRLIHEPSAALLAYGIGQDSPTGKSHVMVYKLGGTSLTVTVMEVNSGLYRVLATHTDHSTGGEGFTRTLAQYLAAEFKKTFKHDVTGNPRAMMKLMNSADVAKHILSTLGSSNCFVDSLYDGMDFECNVSRARFELLCASLFNKSILPIKTLLEQVGLSTSDINKVVLCGGSARIPKLQQMIRDIFPDVELLNSIPTDEVIPVGAAIEAGILVGRDTSSLDEDSITVDCCAKDILVKEADEFGADVYTVLFPSGTPLPARRQHTLQGPGSLSSICLELYQSNGQNCNPQEKVADIVLRNLEPKDDPWDIVTVVTMKRDGSLHVTCTEQESGRSEAITIALAS; encoded by the exons ATGGCCGCTATAGGTGTACACTTTGGTTACACATGTGCCTGTGCGGCAATATTTAAG GACGGAAGGGCGGATGTAGTCGCAAATGATGCCGGCGATCGAGTCACTCCTGTAGTCGTTGCCTTTCGGGACACTGAACAG ATTGTCGGAATAGCCGCGAAGCAAGGCAGAATAAGAAATGCCGCCAACACCGTCGTCAAAGTTAAGCAAATATTGGGAAGAAG TTTTGATGACCCAGAAGCGCAGGCGCACAAAGCCGACAGCAAATGCCCG GTGTTCAACAAAGGTGATAAGCCAATGTATGAAATCGATGTTGGCGAGGTCACCAAATTTGTGTCACCTGAAGAAGTGGCGAAGTTAGTCTTCCACAAAATGAAAG AAACGGCCCAGTCTGCTTTGGGGTCTGATGTCAGTGATGCTGTTATCACTGTGCCTTTTGAGTTTGGAGAAATGCAGAAGAATGCCCTCCG GCTGGCCGCAGAAGATGCTGGATTCAATGTTCTCAGGCTGATTCATGAGCCGTCTGCAGCCTTGCTGGCCTATGGCATTGGCCAAGATTCACCCACTGGAAAGAG CCACGTGATGGTGTACAAACTGGGAGGGACGTCTTTGACGGTGACAGTCATGGAGGTGAACAGCGGGCTGTACAGAGTTCTGGCCACCCACACTGACCACAGCACGGGTGGGGAGGGGTTCACTCGGACCCTGGCTCAGTATCTCGCTGCAGAGTTTAAGAA GACCTTCAAGCACGACGTGACGGGAAACCCCAGAGCCATGATGAAGCTGATGAACAGCGCCGACGTGGCGAAGCACATCCTCTCCACGCTGGGCAGCTCCAACTGCTTTGTGGACTCGCTGTACGACGGCATGGATTTCGAGTGCAATGTGTCCAG GGCCCGGTTCGAACTCCTGTGTGCCTCCCTTTTTAATAAGAGCATCTTGCCCATCAAAACGCTTTTGGAGCAAGTGGGTCTTTCCACAAGTGACATCAACAAG GTGGTGCTGTGTGGGGGGTCTGCTCGCATCCCCAAACTCCAGCAGATGATCCGGGACATCTTCCCTGACGTGGAGCTCCTCAACTCCATCCCCACGGACGAGGTGATCCCTGTGGGTGCAGCCATTGAGGCGGGCATCTTGGTGGGCAGGGACACGTCCTCCCTGGATGAGGACTCCATCACGGTGGACTGCTGCGCCAAGGATATCCTGGTTAAG GAGGCAGATGAGTTTGGTGCAGATGTGTACACGGTGCTGTTCCCCTCGGGCACGCCCCTCCCTGCCCGCCGACAGCACACCCTGCAGGGCCCAGGAAGCCTGTCTTCCATCTGCCTGGAGCTCTACCAATCGAATGGCCAGAACTGCAACCCCCAGGAGAAAGTGGCAGAT ATTGTCCTCAGGAACCTAGAGCCGAAAGACGACCCCTGGGACATTGTTACGGTCGTTACCATGAAAAG GGACGGGTCCTTGCACGTGACTTGCACAGAGCAGGAGAGCGGCAGGTCCGAAGCCATCACCATCGCGTTGGCTTCTTGA
- the cdnf gene encoding cerebral dopamine neurotrophic factor, which produces MEKCNLLCMKRRAADFAQVLSMTFFKQTLSFMNISKVVFLCVMLDFSSARDCEVCVGFLSRLYEGLMSRHVELTPAVVEEDLLTACGKAVSKENRLCYYLGATSDAATKITGEVTRPMSFHLPVNKICERLQKRDSQICELTYEKQVTDLSREGLSKLRVAELKNILNSWGEVCRACIEKSDFISLIQEVATKYSKQMGQKAEL; this is translated from the exons ATGGAAAAATGTAACTTGCTCTGTATGAAACGGAGAGCCGCAGACTTTGCGCAGGTTTTAAGTATGACGTTTTTCAAGCAAACGTTGTCGTTCATGAACATTTCCAAAGTTGTCTTTCTGTGTGTCATGCTTGACTTCTCTAGTGCGAGGGATTGCGAAG TGTGCGTAGGATTTCTGAGTAGGCTATACGAGGGTCTGATGTCCAGGCACGTGGAGCTGACCCCTGCCGTGGTGGAAGAGGATCTTCTGACGGCCTGTGGAAAGGCCGTCAGCAAGGAGAACAGGCTG TGTTATTACTTGGGAGCCACCAGTGATGCGGCCACAAAAATAACAGGGGAAGTCACACGGCCCATGAGTTTCCACCTGCCCGTAAATAAAATCTGCGAGCGGCTGCAAAAGCGAGACAGTCAGATTTGCGAGCTCACATACG AAAAGCAGGTGACAGACCTCAGTAGAGAAGGCCTGTCAAAGCTGAGAGTGGCCGAGCTGAAAAACATCCTGAACTCCTGGGGCGAGGTGTGCCGCGCGTGCATCGAGAAAAGTGATTTTATTAGCCTTATCCAGGAGGTGGCGACAAAATACAGCAAACAGATGGGGCAAAAAGCAGAACTCTGA